Proteins encoded in a region of the Rutidosis leptorrhynchoides isolate AG116_Rl617_1_P2 chromosome 9, CSIRO_AGI_Rlap_v1, whole genome shotgun sequence genome:
- the LOC139868733 gene encoding uncharacterized protein, whose translation MFSSNPFSDIPSSPNFFFDYEKDFVSFNNSNPFFSGECFLNPEDCLISPVPVMDNINTFKQDFVVEQEQKFFSEEPWLQSSEDHDDLLESVVSCSKSKKKPETSRKDGHSKIYTARGPRDRRVRLSIDISRKFFCLQDLLGFDKASETLDWLFTKSKNAIKELVEDSDRCSSSSVSDQSRASFLEVIKEGLDEDKEEQKKSVVDGKKKKMARKSTAGFQDNVTRDQARAMARARARERTREKMNIKKLDDELNNTLAVPEDFNFQEYSKQNEDNLVRNAEDHNPILTGKSQSVCCGGGGLADALIEVLVSFFRELIETLVWAHERTPLANLIRWRDKPVAPNSQHLQPSRIGQLIWGIPKENIGQ comes from the exons ATGTTTTCTTCAAACCCTTTTTCAGATATTCCTTCATCCCCCAATTTTTTCTTTGACTATGAAAAAGATTTTGTTTCCTTTAACAATAGTAACCCATTTTTCTCAGGTGAATGTTTTCTAAATCCCGAAGACTGTCTCATTTCTCCGGTTCCGGTTATGGACAATATTAATACATTCAAACAAGATTTTGTTGTTGAGCAGGAGCAAAAGTTTTTTTCTGAGGAACCATGGTTGCAATCTTCTGAAGATCATGATGATCTTCTAGAATCAGTTGTTTCTTGCTCCAAGTCGAAGAAGAAACCGGAGACATCGAGGAAAGATGGGCATAGTAAGATCTACACAGCTCGAGGCCCGAGGGACCGAAGAGTGAGGTTGTCAATTGACATTTCAAGAAAGTttttttgtcttcaagatttgctaGGTTTTGATAAAGCTAGCGAAACCCTAGATTGGCTATTTACGAAATCGAAAAACGCGATTAAGGAGTTGGTTGAAGATTCGGATCGGTGTTCTTCGTCTTCGGTGAGCGATCAATCTAGAGCGAGTTTTCTTGAAGTTATTAAGGAAGGATTGGATGAGGATAAAGAGGAACAGAAGAAGTCGGTCGTTGATGGGAAAAAGAAGAAAATGGCACGAAAATCGACAGCGGGATTTCAAGATAATGTTACGAGAGATCAAGCGAGGGCAATGGCAAGAGCTCGAGCTCGAGAAAGGACTAGAGAAAAGATGAATATTAAAAAGCTTGATGATGAACTCAACAACACATTAGCTGTTCCTGAAGATTTTAACTTTCAA GAGTACTCAAAACAGAATGAAGAT AATTTGGTAAGAAATGCAGAAGATCATAATCCGATCTTGACTGGCAAAAGTCAA TCtgtttgttgtggtggtggtggtttagcTGATGCTTTGATTGAAGTCCTCGTTTCCTTTTTCAGG GAATTGATTGAAACTTTAGTATGGGCTCATGAACGCACACCTTTGGCCAATTTGATTCGTTGGAGAGATAAACCGGTGGCACCGAATTCTCAACATCTGCAGCCTTCAAG aattggacaattaatttggggtaTTCcaaaagaaaatattggacaatag